The nucleotide window TCGTGGCCAGGACGCCGCTGGTATTATGACAGTTGATGAACACTGTACTTTGCGTTTAAGAAAAGCCAACGGACTGGTAAGGGATGTGTTCCATACGCGTCACATGCACCGGTTGTCGGGCAACGTTGGTATTGGTCATGTGCGTTATCCTACTGCAGGTAGTTCGAGTTCAGCGGAGGCGCAACCATTCTATGTTAATTCGCCTTTTGGTATTGCGATGGCGCACAACGGTAATTTGACGAATGCTGCTGACGTTCAGGAACATTTGTTTCAAACGGCTCGTCGTCATATTAATACCACCTCCGACTCGGAAATTTTGCTGAACATTTTTGCCAATGAGCTGGATAAAAACGAGAGTTTAACGCTGAGCGAAGAAGACGTTTTTCGCACCATGACCGCGGTTCACCGTCAGGTTCGTGGTTCTTACGCTGTGGTAGCCATGATTCTGGGTCATGGCATGGTTGCATTCCGTGACCCGTGGGGCATTCGTCCTTTAGCTCTGGGTAAACGTGATACCGAAGACGGCGAAGAGTACATTGTTGCCTCTGAAAGCGTTGCCATTGACGGCACCGGTTTTAAATATATGCGCGATGTCGAGCCTGGTGAAGCTATTTATATTACTAACGACGGCAAGCTGTATTCTCGTCAGTGCGCTGATAAGCCAATACATTGTCCGTGTATTTTTGAATACGTGTATTTTGCGCGTCCTGACTCGTTTATTGATGGCATTTCGGTCTATGCCTCTCGGGTAAATATGGGCCGTAAGCTGGGCGAGAAGATAAAGCGTGATTACGACGATCTCGATATTGATGTGGTTATTCCAATCCCTGAAACCAGCTGTGATATTGCTTTAGAGATAGCCAGCGTGCTGGACTTACCTTATCGCCAGGGCTTTGTGAAAAACCGCTATATTGGTCGTACCTTTATTATGCCGGGACAGACTCAGCGACGTAAATCAGTACGCCGAAAATTAAATGCTATTAGCGCGGAATTCCGTGGTAAAAATGTTCTGCTGGTTGATGATTCAATTGTACGTGGGACAACATCAGAGCAGATAATTGAAATGGCTCGAGAAGCCGGTGCAAAAAAAGTCTATTTTGCATCAGCGGCTCCGGAAATTCGCTTCCCGAACGTTTACGGGATTGATATGCCAAGCGCTAACGAGCTGATTGGTCACGGACGTGAAGCAGAGGAAATTCGTGACATAATTAAAGCTGATGGTCTCATTTATCAGGATCTTGACGATTTAATTGAAGCAGTAGGAGCTGAAAATCGTTCTATTAAACGTTTTGATACCTCGGTATTCAGTGGTGAATACGTAACGGGTGATGTGAGTCAGGAATACCTGGATCGTTTGCATGCGGCACGTAACGACGTTGCGAGGTCCGACCGTGACGGCTCAGAAGACGCCAACCTGGAACTTCACAACGACAACGATTAATTTATTCTGAAATAAAAGACTGAGCGCTTGGCGCTCAGTCTTGCTGGAATGGGTACACTGAACCCAGCTTCATAATTTGTGTTAACTCATCTAGCGCCGTACGCGATTCTTCCAATAGCGCAGGGTCACGTAAATCATCGACCGCTAACTCGTCACGGTAATGCTTCTCTACCCACTGATTCAAACGATTAAATAGCCCGTCAGACATTAGGCAATTCTGGTTTGCACCAGCTATTTCTTCATCGTTTAAAGCAACACGTAAACGCAAACAGGCTGGACCGCCGCCGTTACGCATACTTTGTTTCACATCAAAGTATTCAACCCGCTTAATCGGGCTGTCAGCGCTTTGTGTTAATTGTTCGAGATAGGAACGGACATTATCGTTTTCCTGACACTCCTTAGGCGCGACAATGGTCATTTGACCATCGGGTGGTGTGATTAACTGAGTATTGAATAAATAGGTATTTACTGCGTCCTGAATACTTACTTGCTCTGTAGCAACTTTAATGAAATGTAGCGGATGTTCGCCGAATTTGCGTTGAATTTCTGCTAATTTCGACTCGGTATCTGCAAAGGCCTGCTCGTGATAAAAAAGTACATTTTGATTACCGACTGCAATGACATCGTTATGAAACACGCCCTGATCAATGACATCGGGGTTCTGCTGAATGTAAACGGTGTTGTCTTCACTTAAACCATGCAACCGGGCAATTGCCTGGGAAGCTTCCAGAGTCTGTCTTGCCGGAAAGCGCTTAGGTGCAGGTTTAGAGCTATCGAAAGCGTAACGGCCAAAAACAAAGAGTTCAATTCCGGCATGACCATATTCACGGCAAAGGCGAGTGTGGTTCGCGGCACCTTCGTCACCAAAGTGTTCATTGTCCGGCAAGTGAGTGTGATGCTCAAAATAACGACCATTATTGAACATTGCCTGCAGAATACGGCCACTGGTTTGTGGTTCTAACGAACGGTGAAACTTATTGGTCAGATTCGCCGGGGTAAAATGCACTTTCCCGTTAGCGGTGTCTGCACTTGGCGACACCGTCGCGGCATTGGCTGTCCACATACTGGAAGCGGAGCAAACGGCCTGAAATATAGCGGGGGCTTCGGTTGCTGCACGGTACAACACTTCGGAATCAGTACCGTGGAAGCCCAGACGACGTAAAGCAAAAATATCCGGGCGTTCCTGTGGGGCTAACACGCCTTGTTTCATTCCCATATCGTGCAAGGCTTTCATTTTTTTCAGGCCTTGCAGGGCAGCATGTTTAGGGCTGGAAGTTGCTTTTGCATTAGCTAAAGAGGCAACGTTGCCGAACGACAGCCCAGCGTAATTATGAGTTGGGCCAACCAAACCGTCATAGTTGACTTCGAAGTGTTGCATGCTCACTTTTCGATACTCCCTGCACGTGTCGTGCACCTAAAAATAGAAACTTAATTGCCATTATACTGTTTTAAAACTGCCTTGAAAGCCTTTATTTTTCTGGACTTTGGCCTGCTAGTTTAATTATGACTGTTTATTTAACTTGTGCGAATTTTTATCAAATAACCGAGTTGCGGTTGTTTCTGCGAGCGATAACCGATATACCTAAAAAAGGCCGCTAAAGAGCAATTGCACTTGTAATTGTTACTGTTAGCACGTATATACACGGTCATCTACAACAAGAGAACGATTATTCTATGGCAAAATCGCTCGTCATTGTCGAGTCTCCGGCAAAAGCCAAAACGATTAATAAGTATTTAGGTAAGGACTTTGTCGTTAAGTCCAGTGTTGGTCATGTCCGTGATCTGCCTACCCGTGCCACTGAGACTATAAAGAGTAAGCCGGCTGCGGAAGTACGCAAAATGGCGCCGGACGCTAAGGCAAAATACCAGAAAGAACGTGATTATAAGCGACTGATTGCTCGTATGGGGGTTGACCCGGAAAATGACTGGGAAGCACATTACGAGGTTTTGCAGGGAAAAGAGAAAGTCGTTAAAGAGCTAAAACAGTTAGCCAAAAAGTCAGATGAAATTATTCTGGCAACGGATTTGGACCGCGAGGGGGAGGCGATAGCCTGGCACTTGCGGGAACTTATTGGTGGTGACGACTCGCGTTATAAACGCGTGGTGTTTAATGAAATAACGAAAAAAGCCATTCAGGAGGCCTTTGAACATCCGGCAGAGCTGAACACTGACCGGGTTAATGCGCAGCAGACCCGACGTTTCCTGGATCGCGTCGTTGGTTTTATGGTGTCTCCCTTACTGTGGAAAAAAATCGCCCGAGGGTTGTCAGCAGGGCGTGTCCAATCTGTTGCTGTAAGGCTTGTGGTTGAACGTGAGCGTGAAATTAAAGCCTTTGTACCGGAAGAGTACTGGGACGTCCATGCGGACTTAAATACGCCTGCGGACGAGTCTCTGCGCATGCAGGTGATGAAGCAGGCAGGTAAGAACTTCCGTCCGTCCAATAAACAGGAAACGGACGAGGCCTTAGCGCTACTGAAAAAAGCCAATTATGAAATTACCGGGCGTGAAGATAAACCAACGTCCAGCAAACCCAGCGCGCCTTTTATTACCTCGACTCTGCAGCAAGCTGCCAGTACCCGATTAGGCTTTGGCGTCAAGAAAACCATGATGATGGCTCAGCGTTTGTATGAAGCAGGTCATATTACGTACATGCGTACTGATTCAACCAATTTAAGTTCTGAAGCTGTTGATGCCTGTCGTGAATTAATTACCAAGGATTTCGGAAAAAATTATTTACCGGATGCTCCTGTTCGCTATGGTGCAAAAAGTAATGCGCAGGAAGCGCACGAGGCGATACGCCCGTCAGACGTAAAGGTTAAGTCTGAGTCACTGGCGTCTGTTGAGCGAGATGCGCAACGTTTGTATGAGCTTATCTGGCGTCAATTTGTGGCCTGCCAAATGGTACCGGCTCGTTATGACAGTACCACTTTGACGGCAACCGCCGGCGATTTTGAATTGAAAGCTCGCGGGCGCGTTATGCGGTTTGCGGGTTGGACTAAGGTAATGCCCCCGGCCAGTAGTAAAAAAGATGGTGATGCGACCTTGCCCGATGTAAAAAAAGGCGATGCATTAGAGCTGGAGAAGCTGAACCCGGAACAACATTTTACTAAGCCACCGGCGCGTTATGGTGAAGCTTCTCTGGTAAAAGAACTAGAGAAACGAGGCATTGGTCGTCCATCAACTTATGCTTCCATTATTTCTACCATTCAGGATCGCGGTTATGTTCGGGTTGAGAGCCGTCGGTTCTTTGCTGAAAAAATGGGTGAAATTGTCAATGACCGCTTGATTGAAAACTTCACTGAGCTAATGAATTATAACTTTACGGCGGAAATGGAACAGGCTCTGGATGATATTGCCGCCGGAAAGCGGGACTGGAAAGAGACTCTGGATAAGTTTTATGCTGACTTTAAAGAGCGCCTGGAAAAAGCTGAACTGGAACCGACCGAGGGAGGCATGCGTGAGAACAGCATGGTTCTTACCGATATCGACTGCCCTGAGTGCGGTCGAAAAATGGGAATAAGAACAGCTTCCACGGGTGTATTCCTTGGTTGTTCTGGCTATAACCTGCCGCCCAAAGAACGTTGTACTAAAACGCTTAACCTGACACCGGGCGAAGAAGCGATAGAGGTGACTGACGAAGAAGAGCGTGAAACTGAAGCGCTTCGAGCCAAAAAGCGTTGCCCTAAATGTGGCACCGCAATGGACAGTTACCTTATTGACGAAAAGCGTAAGTTACACGTTTGTGGTAACAACCCAACCTGTGACGGTCAACTGGTTGAAGAGGGGACTTTCCGCATTAAGGGGTATGATGGACCCACCATTGAATGCGATAAGTGTGGCTCTGAAATGCAGTTAAAAACGGGACGCTTTGGTAAGTACTTTGGCTGCACTAACAGTGAATGTAAAAATACCCGGAAATTACTGCGAAGCGGAGAAGCTGCGCCACCGAAAGAAGATCCGGTGCCGTTACCTGAGTTACCTTGTGAAGAGTCGGATGCTTACTTTGTGCTAAGAGACGGGGCTTCCGGTATTTTTCTTTCGGCCAATACCTTCCCTAAATCGAGAGAAACTCGGGCGGTAACGGTAAAAGAACTGGCTCAGTTTAAAGATCGTTTACCGGAAAAATTCAAGTACCTGGCAGAAGCGCCTAAGGAAGATAATGACGGTAATGATGCTATTGTTCGTTTTTCAAGAAAGAACAAAGAACAGTACGTTGTAACTGAAATTAAGAAGAAACAAACGGGTTGGAAGGCGTTCTACCGTAACGGTAAGTGGCAGGTAGAAGAAAAGTAGCTAAAGGCTTACGAGCAAACACTCAATTTGCCAATAGTTAAAAGATAAAAGCTGGACTAACATAGTGCCGTGTCTATTGAAGGACACGGCACACCGGACACGGAGGTCCTAATGTTATTGTCTCGCTTGAGCATAACACTTCCCGCTGCTTTTCCGGCAGCGGGTTTTTCTTTTCTGAACCCCGCTAAAATACTGAAAAAACAATCCGGGCAGGCGAGTGTTGAACTGCTGGTCGTCTGGCCTGTTATCGTCGCCTGCGTTTTTACTTTTGTTCAGGCTCTTTTTATTTGGTGGGCGCAGCAAACACTCACGGTAGCGAATCAGTATGCTGTGAGAGCGGGAAGTCTTAACCATGGTAATAATAATGCCATGGTGAACACGCTGGCGGCAGGAATGGCCGG belongs to Idiomarina sp. PL1-037 and includes:
- the purF gene encoding amidophosphoribosyltransferase, producing the protein MCGIVGIVGKQPVNQALYDGLTMLQHRGQDAAGIMTVDEHCTLRLRKANGLVRDVFHTRHMHRLSGNVGIGHVRYPTAGSSSSAEAQPFYVNSPFGIAMAHNGNLTNAADVQEHLFQTARRHINTTSDSEILLNIFANELDKNESLTLSEEDVFRTMTAVHRQVRGSYAVVAMILGHGMVAFRDPWGIRPLALGKRDTEDGEEYIVASESVAIDGTGFKYMRDVEPGEAIYITNDGKLYSRQCADKPIHCPCIFEYVYFARPDSFIDGISVYASRVNMGRKLGEKIKRDYDDLDIDVVIPIPETSCDIALEIASVLDLPYRQGFVKNRYIGRTFIMPGQTQRRKSVRRKLNAISAEFRGKNVLLVDDSIVRGTTSEQIIEMAREAGAKKVYFASAAPEIRFPNVYGIDMPSANELIGHGREAEEIRDIIKADGLIYQDLDDLIEAVGAENRSIKRFDTSVFSGEYVTGDVSQEYLDRLHAARNDVARSDRDGSEDANLELHNDND
- the astB gene encoding N-succinylarginine dihydrolase, with the translated sequence MQHFEVNYDGLVGPTHNYAGLSFGNVASLANAKATSSPKHAALQGLKKMKALHDMGMKQGVLAPQERPDIFALRRLGFHGTDSEVLYRAATEAPAIFQAVCSASSMWTANAATVSPSADTANGKVHFTPANLTNKFHRSLEPQTSGRILQAMFNNGRYFEHHTHLPDNEHFGDEGAANHTRLCREYGHAGIELFVFGRYAFDSSKPAPKRFPARQTLEASQAIARLHGLSEDNTVYIQQNPDVIDQGVFHNDVIAVGNQNVLFYHEQAFADTESKLAEIQRKFGEHPLHFIKVATEQVSIQDAVNTYLFNTQLITPPDGQMTIVAPKECQENDNVRSYLEQLTQSADSPIKRVEYFDVKQSMRNGGGPACLRLRVALNDEEIAGANQNCLMSDGLFNRLNQWVEKHYRDELAVDDLRDPALLEESRTALDELTQIMKLGSVYPFQQD
- the topA gene encoding type I DNA topoisomerase codes for the protein MAKSLVIVESPAKAKTINKYLGKDFVVKSSVGHVRDLPTRATETIKSKPAAEVRKMAPDAKAKYQKERDYKRLIARMGVDPENDWEAHYEVLQGKEKVVKELKQLAKKSDEIILATDLDREGEAIAWHLRELIGGDDSRYKRVVFNEITKKAIQEAFEHPAELNTDRVNAQQTRRFLDRVVGFMVSPLLWKKIARGLSAGRVQSVAVRLVVEREREIKAFVPEEYWDVHADLNTPADESLRMQVMKQAGKNFRPSNKQETDEALALLKKANYEITGREDKPTSSKPSAPFITSTLQQAASTRLGFGVKKTMMMAQRLYEAGHITYMRTDSTNLSSEAVDACRELITKDFGKNYLPDAPVRYGAKSNAQEAHEAIRPSDVKVKSESLASVERDAQRLYELIWRQFVACQMVPARYDSTTLTATAGDFELKARGRVMRFAGWTKVMPPASSKKDGDATLPDVKKGDALELEKLNPEQHFTKPPARYGEASLVKELEKRGIGRPSTYASIISTIQDRGYVRVESRRFFAEKMGEIVNDRLIENFTELMNYNFTAEMEQALDDIAAGKRDWKETLDKFYADFKERLEKAELEPTEGGMRENSMVLTDIDCPECGRKMGIRTASTGVFLGCSGYNLPPKERCTKTLNLTPGEEAIEVTDEEERETEALRAKKRCPKCGTAMDSYLIDEKRKLHVCGNNPTCDGQLVEEGTFRIKGYDGPTIECDKCGSEMQLKTGRFGKYFGCTNSECKNTRKLLRSGEAAPPKEDPVPLPELPCEESDAYFVLRDGASGIFLSANTFPKSRETRAVTVKELAQFKDRLPEKFKYLAEAPKEDNDGNDAIVRFSRKNKEQYVVTEIKKKQTGWKAFYRNGKWQVEEK